From the Lathyrus oleraceus cultivar Zhongwan6 chromosome 3, CAAS_Psat_ZW6_1.0, whole genome shotgun sequence genome, the window TAAATATTATCCGAGCTCGTACTCATATTCATTTACAGATTTTTACCTCCCTTATTATTTTTATAGGTACCCGCATTTATTTCAAAAATGAGAAGTGAGATATCAAATAACCTTATATTTAATGTCTTTATATAATTATCAACTTAGGACTAATGTAAATACTCACATCCTTTCATCTTTCAAAATTACCTTAAAAAGAAATCATTAACTATTACTACTAATGTAAATACAAAAAAAAGTAATTTTGGATCTGTCTTACTTTTCAAATGTAGAAATTTTGTATTTATTTGTTTATTGTAAAATTTAAATTAGTTTTAACAATACACACCATATTACTTTAAAAGATAAATAGTTTTATAGAAAATTGTTAATATTTATTTGATATTCTAAAATGATTTACTAATTTGAACAAATTTGTTTTgtataataaaattataatttaaaCCAATAAAGTGTTTTTTTAAAACTCATACCATTAATTTTAAGCTGCACATTTCATTCAGAAAATGTAATTAATACTTTTTTTTACTGATATTAGTATAATAGTCAATACACATACTAATATTTGTTTAATAGTTTAATAGTCAATACATATTTTTAGTATAATAGTCAATACTCAGTTAAATATTtaagaataaaagaaaaaaatagatGATCTGATACTATCATAAATTAATGTAGCATTAAtaattaatatgttgattttaTATGAGTAACATTCTCTGATTTCTTTCCTTTTTAACCGTGAGTTAGTGATTTCTTATCAAAATTAATTAGTTGAATATTTATTTTCTGACCCACCAAATCAAACAAAATAATATGTGTGATTTTCTTCTTACTCAAATGTCATTTATTTAAGAATTTTTTATGTGTTTttctaaattttaaaataatttaattatctATGACCAATCACTTTAAAATAAGCTCATAGCTAAAAGAGTGTTAGATTTGAATGGTCCATTTTGTAATAAGTACTTATTTTGAAAAGTGATTCTAGATTTGTAGGGCAACCAAACAAAACCCATAAAAGTTTCAAAACTTTGAACCATTCTTCCTACCCTTTAACACTCTCACACGTGTCATTACACAAACCCCTTCACTCGTGCCGCTTATTTCGGTTTCACACGTGCCACATTTTCCCCTACTTAGTCTCCTTCATGTTCCGTCCCTCCTTCCCATTCATCTCTCTCTATCTTTCTCTCTCTAGAATTCACTTTCTCTCTCTAGAACACTGCCATGGCTTCACCGACACCGTTGTTGAAAGATGAACTCGACATTGTGATTCCCACGATCAGGAACCTTGATTTCTTGGAGATGTGGAGGCCGTTTTTCGAGCCCTATCATCTCATCATTGTGCAAGATGGTGACCCTTCGAAAACCATCAAGGTTCCTGAAGGGTTTGATTATGAGCTGTATAATCGGAATGACATTAACAGGATTCTTGGTCCTAAGGCCAATTGTATCTCGTTTAAGGATTCTGCATGTCGCTGCTTTGGGTACATGGTTTCCAAGAAGAAGTATATCTACACCATTGATGATGATTGCTTTGTGAGTTTTTTCAATTTCCCAATTTCCTATTTTTCagatcttgatctgctttttTTGAGGAAATTTCGGATCTTGTTTTTATATTTTGTTATACTGTTTCAACTATTTTTTTTGTTGTTTCATGAATTGGATCTTCATTTGTTGAGATTTGCATTCCGTAGAAACAAGAGATTTGGAAATTAGATGCGAATTGTTGTGAAAATTGGTGGTGCaagttttttatttttgaatCTGCTTCACTCTTTGCTTTTTTGAATCACTGATACACTGACACATATAACTAATATGATAGTGTTACTGATACTGCAATGACATTTGACATGATACTGATATATGATATATTGACACACGATACTGATATTGACAAGTTGGTGTGATACGCTGAGTTGATAGACATGTGTTCAATCTCAATTATGAGCTAGATAGCTCTTAAATGTATGTTTTGGATGAGCATGAGTttgatcaaaattgctttgaaAAATCATACCAACTCAAAAGCTTCAATTAGATGCttcattattttcatgttttAATATGGTTTTCGGCAATGTTTTTGATTTTATAAGGTAAATCCAAACGCATACTAATTAATGTTGAATTTAAATTTTGGAATTTGGGTTTGATTTAGAGATTTGGATTGGGTGTGACTGATGCCACACAATCAGCTAATCATGTCCATATCTCAATgcatattttgattttttaaatctaaaatagGAGATTGAAATATGGACTTTATGATCTAATGTGGACATGATTGGCGCACCACCATCCGCTAATCATGTCCGTGCAGTCACATTCACCGGGTTGCTGCGACTGAGCACAATCTTTTGGAGTTTGTATCTGATGTCCTTCAGCCATGTCTATTTTTGACATTGGCTTTATTTATTGATTATGTTATTAGCTATGGGTTTTATTCTTATTATATATTTTGTTGTTGGTGTGGTTTAGGTTGCCAATGACCCATCAGGGAAGAAGATCAATGCTCTTGAGCAGCATATCCAGAACCTTCTCTGCCCATCAACACCTTACTTTTTCAACACCCTCTATGAACCTTACAGAGAAGGTGCAGATTTCGTCCGTGGCTACCCCTTCAGTCTCCGTGAAGGTGTACCGACTGCTGTTTCTCATGGCCTTTGGCTCAACATCCCTGACTATGATGCTCCTACTCAGCTTGTGAAGCCTCTTGAGAGGAACACTAGGTACTTTTACTACCACTTGTTCTCATCGACATTTAAATAATTCAATAATTTTGATTCTGAGTATAGAATATTGATTCTGAGCTGTAACACAGGTTTGTCCGTGTCGGTGTCCGAAACTAGCACCTGCACTTGTGATTACATTTAATTTAtgcattttttcttcaaattatTACTGGTATTAGTTAGTGCTTTATAGATTCTGAGTATTTGTGATTGTTATTTTGAAGGTACGTGGATGCTATTATGACCATTCCTAAAGGAACTTTGTTTCCCATGTGCGGAATGAACTTGGCTTTCGACCGTGAGCTCATTGGCCCAGCAATGTACTTCGGTCTCATGGGTGATGGTCAGCCTATTGGACGCTACGACGACATGTGGGCTGGCTGGTGTATCAAGGTCAGTTGTTGGCTCTTTCACTCCCTTAATTCTATTGAAAAAATATTTAGGGTTGTATTTAGACCCTGTTTTGATAAACACTTAAGTGCTTATCGCATAGGTGCCTATCATTTATCACTAACACAAAGATAAATTAATATCAACTCTTTTCATATATGCTATATATGCTGTTACCGTAAGCGATCTCGGAGAGCTTATGAAACCAACTTAAAAACAGCTTATGAACATGTCATGAGTTGTTTTCATAAACTTTTCCAAACATTCTCACAAATGTTTATGTTATTAGATAGACTTGAATTAGTCCATTCAAACGGACTCTTATACTATGAATATCTTTGTACGAAAACAATTGTGATATTTCAACGATGATTGTGTAGGTAATCTGTGATCACTTAGGATTGGGTGTCAAGACTGGACTCCCCTATATCTTCCACAGCAAGGCTAGTAACCCATTTGTTAACCTGAGGAAAGAGTACAAAGGTATCTTCTGGCAAGAAGACATTATTCCATTCTTCCAGAAAGTTGTTCTTTCAAAAGAAGCTACCACTGTTCAGAAGTGCTACCTCGAGCTCGCCAAAGAAGTCAAGGACAAACTTAGCAAGATTGATCCTTATTTTGACAAGTTGGCTGATGCTATGGTTACCTGGATTGAATCTTGGGATGAGCTCAACCCAGCCGGAGCATCAGCTGCCAACGGCAAAGCATGAATCAGTTTTGGTTAGCTTCAAATTACCGCCACGTAATTTGAAGCAAAACTATTTCTATAACTattttttagtatttatttccaaTTTTTGATGTTATTCACGGTTAGAATTTGCAGCATTGTTAGCTGTAATTCTGTTTAGTAATTTCATGCTTTGAGCTTAGAAGTAATAAATGTTATGCGGTCTTAGGGCGAACGACAGCATCAGGTTTCATGCCATGAGTCTCATAGGAAGGCTATTGATTTATGATACATTAGCTTGTGTTTCTGTTTCTGTTGTTTTTACTTAAAAGTGTCATTTTTGTATCATGTATCGCACTATTTATAATAAGATTTGATTTTTGACTTAGAAAATAAGTCTTTTGATTCTCAATTTGCATCTGGATTTAACTACCAGGATGTCGAGTTCATTAAGGAGCACATGCACCAGAAGAGTCTAGAAACAGAGAGTGAACATATGCATCAAGATCAACCTGAAAAACTAGAACAAACACATTAAGATCATAGAAAGTAGTCAAATGTAAAAATTATATAACCAAGCAGTTTACGTCGCAGAGACCTCAAAAATCTTCATAATGTATGGATGAACCTGTTAATGAGTTTTTCTTTAATGGTTTCATGATTGATGATCATGTATTGGTATGAATTGTGCATGTGGTCTCTGAATTGGTGATAATGTATTAAGAGTGATGCATGTAGTAGTTGGAGTGTCGTTTTGATCAGAAAGAAACTCGATAACTCCCTATGAAGCTTGCTTGATTCAAACTCATTTCTCTGACTAAAGTGGAGACAGAAAAGTTAGTTGGCAAGGTGTGGAGAAGTAAGAGTGTTACCTAATATGATCAAGATGTGTTCACATGAATACATGATAGCTTAGTTTTTGAAGAATATAAGTTACAAGATTGACAAGTTCTTAGGATACCAGTTTTTTAAGGGTCTATTACAAATTTTAATTGATTGCATGTTAGGTTAATTTAAGTGAAACGGAACTCAAATTTCTTAGGTGGAAAAATTGTGGTTGAAATCGGAGACTAAAAAATAGTCATTTTGATCAATCAAATTTCTAATCATTAGTAAATGTTTTGGACCGTTTGCAAGGTCTATGACGATAGGCCTATGAGTGAACACCAAATAGAAAGACATGTGAAACAAAGAACACTCACTATCATTAAAGATAGACTATTATACTCTTTAATAATCAATGTTTGATTCAATTGAACGATTGTCCGCACAACACACCGCATCTCACGCAGACGGTTTTAACTGTTCCCACTATATAAGAGAGAAAACACGTTATTCTTAGGTATTCAAATTCATTCTCATTGTCACATCACTTTTCAATCTCTCACTATTTTGGGAGTTAGCGTGCTAACCTCGCAGGTCAGTCCATCTCCATCGCATCAGAAACTTACTCCTCAAGATTCTATTTTATCATTCACCGAACAAGTCTGGTTTCAAAAAAAACCCGTAATGTTTATAGATACTAAAGTAGAAATTTCCTCTACACTAGTAAACTCAATGTATGGTCAGTCTAACCCATGAGAGAACAAGTGAGCATTCAAACACTACATTTGAAGTTATGTTCACTCTTGTATTGTGTCTCCAAACTCCACCTTATTTTAGTCAATTGCTGTTGCTTTAAGAAATGAAAATTTCAAAGATAAAACATCAAATATGAGACAGTGATAGAAGTCTATAAATATGCAAGTACCTAACCACCACTAGGTAAGCCATCACAGAATTTCAAAGAGAATTCTCCTTAAGCCTCTCATTCAAACTCCATGGTTATAACATTGAACTGAAGATTACTACAATCTAATTCAAATAAGGCTGCTAAACCTTGCAGCAGATTACATCATCAAAGGCACATATTCAAGGAATGAGGCTTCTTATATCAGCTCTATGTCTCACTGTGCTATGTTCTTATGCAGGTGTTACTTATCTTTCACTTCATATTTTCATGGTTTTTCATTTTCACATTAGTATTCAACTGATTTCTTGAGCGCGTTTTATCTATAGCGGCGTATGATCCTTTGGATCCTGACGGAAACATAACAATCAAATGGGATGTTGTGTCCTGGACACCAGATGGCTATGTGGTAAGTACAAACTTCATCCTTATCTGTTTTATGCAGAGACGTCTTTGAGAGCGTGCAAGACAGACTACCGTATAGAATTCAAAATTTGTCACGATTTAATCTTGGTTAAATAGGACCTATATTTGTTGTCATAGTTAAACTGCGACAAATCTACACAGGATCTTCAAAAACTTGAGCCTGCGCTGACTTTATACTAGTATTGAGAATATGTGCAACGCACCAGTGAAAATTCGTATAACTAACTTGATTCTATGCATTGCATTTTCAATCAGGCGGTCGTAACGATGAGCAATTTCCAAATGTACCGACACATAATGAATCCGGGATGGACATTAGGATGGTCATGGGCTAAGAAAGAAGTTATATGGTCAATGGTAGGATCTCAAACAACTGAGCAAGGAGATTGTTCTAAATTCAAAGGAAATGTGCCTCATTGCTGCAAGAAAACTCCAACAGTTGTAGACCTTCTCCCTGGTGTACCTTACAACCTACAATTCTCAAACTGTTGTAAGGGTGGAGTTGTAGCAGCATGGGGACAAGACCCTTCATCAGCTGTTTCATCTTTTCAAATCAGTGTTGGACAAGGTGGTACTTCAAATAAGACAGTTAAACTTCCTAAGAACTTCACGCTTTCGGCTCCCGGACCCGGCTATACTTGCGGTCCTGCTAAGGTTGTTCCGTCCACCACTTTTCTCACCTCGGATAAGCGCCGCAAAACTCAAGCACTTAGTAAGTTTAATTACATTAGATTAGTTTTTTGAGTCTGATTACGTGTACACAGTTCTTTTTCACACGTTCTGTTACAAAATTTTTGTAAGAAAACGTGTGAAAAAAAGTGATTTTGTGTTTAGATAATAGAACTTAAAGGATTCAACTATCATCAAAGTTTaactttttttttctctttctaCTTCATGCAGTGACATGGAATGTAACATGTACATATTCACAATTTCTTGCAAGAAAGAATCCAAGTTGTTGTGTATCTTTGTCATCTTTCTATAATGAGACTATTACTCCTTGTCCTTCTTGTGCTTGTGGATGCCAGAACAAGAAGAATTGTGTCAAGTATAGTGTGATCTTTCAAAACTATTAATGTTCTTTCATTTCTAAACAATGTTTTAAAAGTCAGACTAAACCAAGAGTGTGTTCTGAGAGTGTGTTTCTCTCAAGGTTTCAGATTCACTCTGCCTTTAGATGGGTCCCTCGCTAATGGACGGTGGGATTGGTCCCATTGAATTAGTCTGTCGCAAGGCCAAATACCAAACTTTCAAAATAAAAAACTAGCCGGTTCTATTGATTGAATTGAGATCATGTCGGTTTTTTGATTGGTTTGATCTCGATGGAACCAGATTGAATCGTGGCTGAATCCATTAAACTGGTTGAACTGCCATTGGTTCAACTGGTTTTTATTTTTCATTCGGTTTAACCAGTTAAATCCACTGAGTCAACTAAACTATGATTTGGAAATTCAATTTCTGGTTCAATTAGAAAAACTAATTATTTTGTCAAATGTGGTATGGTATGCAGGGGTCATTCCAAATTCCTGGACATGGTAGGGTTACATACACCAAAGAGAGACAATGAACCATTGCTACAATGCACTCATCATATGTGCCCTATCAGGGTACACTGGCATGTGAAGGTTAACTATAAGGACTATTGGAGAGTCAAGATAGCTGTGACAAACTTCAATTATAGATTGAATTATTCTCTTTGGACTCTTGCTGTACAACATCCAAATCTTAACAATGTCACCCAAGTTTTCAGCTTTGATTACAAGCCTCTACTTCCCTATCAATCCATAAGTAAGTTTTAGCAAACATCAAATAATATATCATCCGAGTAATCCTTATCCTACAAACTGGTTTTATAGGAATGAGTTAGGTCCAACTACAATTCTTAACATGATATCAGAGTCAAGTTTAAGATCTGTTGGACCACCTGCTATTAGATTTTCACTATCGTTTAAGTGTATTTTTCATTTTGTATACAGATGACACAGGTATGTTCTATGGCATGAAATTCTTCAACGATCTCTTGATGGAAGCTGGACCAAGTGGAAATGTTCAATCAGAAGTGCTTCTTCAAAAGAACAAGGAAACATTCACTTTCAACCAAGGATGGGCATTTCCTAGAAGAGTCTACTTCAATGGTGAAGAATGCATGATGCCACCACCAGATACCTACCCTTACCTCCCCAATTCTTCCCCTATCAATACCCTCAACTTCCAAGCATTATTTACCTCATTCCTTCTCTTGCTAGCTCTCTGCTGAGAATTGCTACATAAACATGTTTCGATTGTCATGTCAAATTTTGAAACCAAGTATTGTTTTCCTCAAAATTCGCAACAACATGTATGAAGACTCTCTTGTAAAAGATTACAGTTTTTTGTTTCTGATGAATACATCTGTAGTACCAACACCTCTGGAAAAAAGTATGTGTCTGTCCGAACTTTCTAGAAAACTGCTAAAAAAATAATCATAAGCTTTTTCGAACAGTCTCACAAGTCAAAAGTGTTGAAGTTAGATAAGCTCAAAGACAATCTAAACATACACAATAATGATTCAAAGCAAGATAAGGAAAAACAATATGATTCCAATTAGAAAGGCCATTAGCATTTCAAATCCACACAAGATTCATCAAGTTTATATTTTCATGTAATGTTGCTGTATACATTTGTTATAATTACAAT encodes:
- the LOC127128707 gene encoding UDP-arabinopyranose mutase 1; translation: MASPTPLLKDELDIVIPTIRNLDFLEMWRPFFEPYHLIIVQDGDPSKTIKVPEGFDYELYNRNDINRILGPKANCISFKDSACRCFGYMVSKKKYIYTIDDDCFVANDPSGKKINALEQHIQNLLCPSTPYFFNTLYEPYREGADFVRGYPFSLREGVPTAVSHGLWLNIPDYDAPTQLVKPLERNTRYVDAIMTIPKGTLFPMCGMNLAFDRELIGPAMYFGLMGDGQPIGRYDDMWAGWCIKVICDHLGLGVKTGLPYIFHSKASNPFVNLRKEYKGIFWQEDIIPFFQKVVLSKEATTVQKCYLELAKEVKDKLSKIDPYFDKLADAMVTWIESWDELNPAGASAANGKA